The Alcaligenes aquatilis genome contains the following window.
GCCGCCCAGATTGGCACCGCCCACAAAGCCCGAGCCGCCGTCCGAAATATTGCCGCCGCCCGTCATCCACTGAATGCCGAACTCGGCCGCATTTTCTGCATTCACCTCCACGATCAGGCTTTCGACCAGCACCTGAGCGCGACGTTGATCCAGTTGGTCGATCACTTCACGCAAGCTGCGGTAGACCGGATCGGGGGCCGAGATAATCAAGGTATTGGTAGACGGGTCGGCTTGAACAGTCGCCCCACCAGCGCTAAAGGCCACGGTGCCACTGGCATTATTAGCGGCACTCAAGCCCATCTCGCCTTGGGACTGACCTGCTGTTGCCGACGTTTCCATTGCCTTGGCCGCGCCCGTGGTGCTGGAGGCATTGCCAGCAGGAGCCAGACTATTGCTCTGTTGCTGTCCACCCGTTGCCGTACTACCTGAGCCGGATTGCCCGGTCAAAGCAGCCCGCAGCACTTCAGCCAACTGTACGGCCTGGGCATTACGCAAATAGACCACATGCAAATTGCCCTTATTGCTTTCCGGGCTGTCGATACGGCGTATCAAATCCCGCGCCAAATCCAGCCGAGCCGGACTGCCTGCCCGCACCAACACGGAATTGCTGCGCGGATCGGCCACCACCGTGATGCGTTGCGCCACATCATTTCCCGGAGTATCCAGCATTTGGGATGCCAAGGCCGCCACATCCAGCGCCACTCCGTAATCAATCGGGATGATGTCCGTATTCAAACCGGCAGGGGTATCTATCCCGGCGATCACCTGGGCAATGCGATCCAGATTATCACCATAGTCAGTCACAACCAGGGTGTTATTGGAGGGGTAAGCATTGATCGGATTGTTGGGCGAAATCATGGGCCGCAACACGGGAACCAGGGCCGTGGCATTTTCATAACGCAAGGTGAACACACGGGTTTCCAGCTCGCCACTGCCGCTGGCCCCGGCACCTGCGGCACGCACGGCACCGCCCTGTTGACGCGCCTCGGTTTCGGGCACTACTCGGCTGACCTTGCCATTGCGCAATACAGCAAACCCTTGCATCCGCAAGGCTGACAGCAACATCTCGTAGGCAGTGCGGGCGTCGACCGGCACCTCAGACACCAAGGTCAGTTGCCCTTTTACACGCGGGTCCACAATAAAGTTCTGGCCGGTAAAGCGCGCCAAGGCGGCCACCACCCCGTCCAGCTCAGCATCTACAAAATTCAAGGTAATGTCGTTGCCTTGCGGAAACTCGGCCGGGTCGGGCAGGTCGATCGGAGCGGCCCGGCCCCCGACTCGCTGCGGAACCCGACGCGTCACGGCAGCAGAAGGCGTATTGTCATTGGTAAAGCGCGGATCAGCCTGGGTACTGCGTACAGGCGTCTTGCCTACCGAAGCAAAAAACGAAGAAGGATCCGGGCCGGGCTCAGGTTTCTGACCTGTGCTGGCACAGGCGCTTAATAGGACGGCGGCCCCCAGACTTAAAAAGAAGCGAGGGCGCAGCCCAGGAAGTCGTTTGGTCAAGGTACTCATAGTCAAAATATGGTTATTCCTGCTTGCTAGTCGTTGTGGCTATTCGCCATTGGGTCACACCCTGACGCTGAGGCCCCAAGGCCTCTAGTAACTCTTTGAATCGTTGATCGTCGGCCTGCTTGGCTTGGGCACGTCCTTCAAACAGCCCGCCTGCCGCCCCCCACTGACCCTGACCTGCCAAAGTCAGATCCCCCGCCAGGGTTCGCAGGCTTAGCTGCACACCCTGGCCCTTGCGGCTGACAGCCAATTGGTAATCACCCAGCTCGGCTTGGGCCGCCAAAGCCGAGCGCGCATTGCGCCAATCCAGCTCCAGCAAAGGTCCACTTTCAGCGGCCAGCGCCTGACTGGGCCAGCGCAACTGCAACTGCCCTTGCGGTTGTACGGTCTGCAACAAGGGATGCAAACGCCCTAAAAGCGCAGCGGGAACCGTTAGGTTTTGGCCAGAAATGCGCCAGCCTTGCAGGCTGGCTTGCAAGCGCACAGGCTGGTCCAGCCACGCATGGCTTACTTCCATTTGCGGCCAGGGCGTCAAACGCCAACGCCAACTGACAGGGCCGGGAACAGTGCGAGCCAACAAACCCGACCCCACCACCAGCAGACCTTGCCCGGAAGCCAGATTGCCGTGAGCCGTTTCCAGTCGTAGCGGCAATTGCTCCGGCTGCCAGATCAACATCATGCGGGCAGGCAAAAAGGGCACGGCGGCCAGCAGCAGACACACCGCCAACAAGGTCCAGGCCATGATTTTGGTCAGTTTCTTCATGCAGGCTCTCCTGCACCCAACACAATGCGGCCATCCAACAAACCTGCACGTTCGCGGCTATCCACCACCGAGCGACTCAGGCTGACTTCTTGCACGGCAAAGCCCAGCACACGAGGGGCGTGCATCAACCAATCCATCAAGGCAGGAGCGGCCACGGCCTGGCAGACCAGAACACGTTGCTGGGCCGGCGACGCCTCTGTCTGACATTGGGTGCCCAAAGTCTGCAAGCTGCGCTGCAAGGCTTTGTCTTGTCCTTGCGCGTCAACCGGCGCGACCAGCTCTTTATCCAGGACCTGAATTTGCGACAACACGGTTTGCAGTTGCGCCATCTCATACTGCAGGCGCGGCAGCTCTTGTTTTGCCAAGGCCAGATCACGAACAGCGGGACGTAACAGCAACAACCACAGAAGCATCACAAGCAGCACAGCCCCCAATACCGACAAGGCCAACTGATCCCGACGGCTCAAGGCTCGCCAGTACTGTCGGGCAATGGCAAGCTTGTTATGGACGGTCAGCAGTACAGGCTGAAAGGCAGCAAATTTGCTCATTGCTGCCCCCCTTGCTGGCTGGACGCTTGCGCTGCTTTGTTCAAACCGATCTCCCACTGACGGGCCGACTCGCCCTGTTTCCACTCCAGCTCCGATTCAGCAGGCAAAGGCGGTGCGGGCAAATCGCTGGCCAGTGTCAAAAGCAACTGTTGGTCCTTGAAATTCAATGCACGCACCTGTCCTTGCAAGGCAGGCCATTGCACAGCACTGGCCATCAACAACCGATCAAAAGGCGCCGAGGCCGGACTTTTATCGGCCAGCAAGCCGTCACGATGCTGTCTGGCCTGCGTCAAGGGCGCAACAATGACAGGCAAATGCGGCAAGGCTTGTCGAACAGCCTGCTCCATCTGGGTCTGTACCTGTTTCATCTGGGAGCGCAAGGACTGCGCCTGCTGCTGCAAGACCAAGGTCCAGCTCAATACGGCGGCCAGAGTCCACCACAGACTTTGGCGCAGCACGCTGTTCCCGCCGCCACTGGCGGCCATCTCCGGCATCAACAAGGAGCAAGCGGGTACTGTCAGCATTTGACCTTGGCCCTGCCTGTCTTGCTCATGCCCCTCGGACCAGGCATAGACTCCACTGAGAGGGACTCCGGCCTGGCGCGCTTGCTCTCCCAAGGCCAGCAAGGGCTGGCGCTCCGTCCAGACTAATTGACTCATACCGGAAGGCCCCGGTGCCGAGCAGGCCACCCACACCTGTTCAATAGGGCTCAAACACAAAGGCTCGACCGCACTGCAGGCCACGGCCTGCCGCCGCGACGCACTGACCGAAGGAATACGCGCCTCAGTCACCGTTGCCATCCCGGCCGGTAAAACCAGCTCCAACGATCGGGCCAGGGCTTTGAACTCCTGAATCTCTGCCCGACCACGGCGCAATACCTTGGCACGCTTGTCGCGCAGCACAAAGTCCACCGGCTGATCCAGCCTAGGTGGGGAGTCCAAATAAATACGCAGCACTTTGCTCATCACTTCAACGAATCCAGACAATCCGGCTGCGGTCCGCAGCCCTGTTAATCAGGGCCTGGGTCGCTACCCGGCTATGGTCAAGTCGTAACTGACCACTTAATAAAAACCACTCACTGCGCACGGTCAGCGTTTGCCCCTCCAACGCCTCCTGACGTTGCAAGCGGGCTTGGACATCGGCCTGATCCCGGAACCACTGGCCCCGATCGCGCTGCGCCAACAGGCCACGCCACTCAACCAGACTGACGGAAGGCTGCACCGCAGCCAGCACCTGGGCACTGGCAGTATTCACATTCAAGGATTTGGCTTGCGGCAGGTAGCTGAGATAAGGCTCCAGTTGCTTGGCCTGTTGCACCGCATTGGGGAAAAAGTCCTGCAAATGAGAGGGCCAGGGCGCTTGTCCGGCCTGAGCCCGTTGTAGCCGCTGGGCCAACTCCAAAGCCAACGAGGGTTCCTGCTGCACGCTGCCCAACAACTGCTCCAATGCCTGCACGTAGCGGGCCTGGATCCGGCCATCGCTCAGCAATAAAGCCAGATTGAATTTGCCCTGCTCGTCCTGGATATAGCCAGAGAAGTAAGCCGCACGGGTCTTGTCGGGAGTCTCTATCTTCAACTCACTCAGAGCCTGGGCCCACAAGCCGCCTTTATGCGTCACAGCCGAACGCTGCGAGTCCAAACGCAAGACCAGCACGGCCCAATCCAGCGCACCACGCAGCAGCCAGTTGGCCTGCATGTAGTCACGCTCGCTGGCCAGTTGCGTTGCCAGTGCACTTTGACGCTGCACAATGCCCATAGTGGCAATGGACACTGCCATCACGACCACCAGCGCATTGATCACCGCCATGCCTTGTTGGGATACCCGTTTCATAGCAGCATCACCACTTTGCGGTATGGATGCTCCTGCCCTTCCAATTGCACGGTCAACTCTATGCCAGTCGCCGCTGCTCCAGCCTGCTCGGGCCACGGCCAGCTTTGCCAGCCACGTGCCGGAATCCAGATACGCAAATTCCAGGCAGTGACCTGCTCCAGCACAGCTTGCAAAGGCCCCAGCTCGGGCAAGGGATACACCGTTCCTGCCTGGGCAATGGCCCGCTGCAACACACCCTGCTGCAAACGCCATTGAATCTGCTGGGTTCCCGCGCCAGCGTCGCTACGACGTTCAATCATCAGGATGGCCGGGCCTTCACCCTGGGCTTGCCAGTGAATACTGGCGGGCAGTACTGCCATCGCCCCGGTCGGGTCCACGGGGCCTGGCACGGGGGGCAGATGCAGCTCCAGATCCCGTCCCATTTGAGCCAAGACATTGAACAAGGCCTGGGTCTGACGTGCCTGCTGACCAAGTTGCTCATCCGCATGCAAGACCGCATCCAGGCCTCGCCAGGACATCAGGCTGATCAAGGCCATGATGGTCAAGGCCACCAGCATTTCAACCAAAGTAAAGCCTTCCTGGCCAGTATCTGTCATGGCAAGGACGCCAAGGTCGCGTGCAGCTCGGCCAGCACGGGGCCTTGGGGCAAGGCAGCCTGTACCGTTACCTGACGAAAGAAGCGATTGGCCGTGGCTTGTACGGTCTGCTTGCACTGCAAATTCAAGGAACCTTGGCGGCAAGGCACCACGGTTTCACCCGGATCGGGAAACAGGCGGCGCAGACGCATCTCGGCCACCACACCATCAACGGCCAGCAGAGCCAGGCTGCGCTCATGCATGGCCTGGCTGCCAGAAGCACTCAAGCCCAGCGCACGCAATCCGGCGGTCAGGGCCACCGACACGATGGCCAGCGCAATCAACACCTCAATCAAACTCATGCCACGCTCTGTCATGACTGCACATCAAAACGGCCTGTCGGGTCGCTGCGAAGATGCAGTACCTCGTGGCCATCATCCAGCTCCAGCAGACGCGGCGCGGACAACCATTCATTCACAAAAACCCAGGGCCCGGCTGGCTCCAGGCGCACACGCACTGATTCCAGCGTCCAGGATCGCTGGGGAAACAATTGGGCAAAACGAGCCTGATCGCGCAGCCAGCCCACAGTGGGGCTGGAGCCATCGGTAGCGTCCGGAATCAGGCTGAAACGATAGCCTTGCTGATCCGCATTCCAGGCGACGCTGCGGCCACTTTCGCGCACATAGCTTTGCAACTGCGCCAGACGCAGGGCCAGTTGACGGGCTTCCCGCTGTATCCCCTGATCCCGGTCCAGTACCAGCACGCTTAAACCTGCGCTGCTGACAATACCCACGATCAACAAGACCACCAGGGTCTCGATCAAGGAAAAGCCCCGCTGTGCCACATCAGTCCCAATTGCCGATATCGGCATCACTACCCGCCCCGCCAGCCTGACCATCCGCCCCCAGCGAGAACACATCGATCTCGCCATGCACGCCGGGTTGCAGATACTGGTACGGATTGCCCCAAGGGTCGTTAGGCAGACGGTCCATATAAGGGCGCCAGTTGCGTGGCTCGGGAGGCTGAGCGGGGCGCTGGTGCAGCGCCGCCAAACCTTGAGCCGTACTGGGGTAACGGCCGTTATCCAGGCGATACAGCTTCAAGGCCTGTGTCAGCGCGGCAATATCCTGACGGGCCGCGACGGCACGTGCCTGATCGGGCCGGTCCATCAGGCTGGGGACAACCAAGGCCGCCATAATGCCCATGATGACCACCACCACCATGACCTCAATCAGAGAAAAACCTTGTTGAGCGCGGGACTGAACCGATCCGGCCAAACGACGCGCCGGACTGCGAGATAAAGTAGATCGAGACATGAAGGAAATAAGCCACCCAAAAAAACCCAAGCTCTTGTCATACGGGCTTCATGCAGCACACGCACACTAAGAGCCCTTAAGACAGCCATACGGGCTGTCTGCCAATGCACTATTCGATGCAGTCTAAATGGGTATTATTTCCGCCATATTTCCGTCACATCTTTGGCTGCGTTTGTGTCAGGCCGGTATTGCTCTGGCCTTGATCAACCTGCTGATCCATCTATTCCTACCCTCGGAAGGAACGATTGCGCCTGTGCTGGAGCAGGACCACCGCGAACAGATCAGCACGCAACAAATTGCGCAGTGGTTTGGAGGCAGCACCGCCATGCCCGAGCTGCGTTTGCACGGCATGATTGTGAGTGGTCAGGGTGGGGCCGCCTTACTTAGCATTAATCAACAGGCTGTGCGCGCCTACCGCCCTGGTCAGGAGCTGGCACCAGGCGTGCTGCTGGATTCGCTGCAGCGCGAGCATATTGTGATTACGGTCGATGCCGTGCCCCAACAAATCGCCACCGAGCGTAAGGGCCCCGCCGTCATTGCCGGTATTCAGCAAGGGGCTCAGCCCTGAAGTGAAGAGTTAGCAGTATGATTTAAAGCTGTCTTTCTTCTTCCCCCTGGTGGGTATGTCTGCTTTATTTCGTCACTGGTTTGACAGCCTGCGCCCCAAGTCGCTGGCCATTGCACGCCCTGAAATGCTGCGTGCCACGCTAGGCGCCACGCTTAGCGTACTGATTGTTTCCTCTCTGAGCCTGTACCTGTCGGATTTTGCCCACACGCACCACTGGCTGGTAGCCTCCCTGGCGGCCAGTGCCTTGCTGATTTT
Protein-coding sequences here:
- the gspD gene encoding type II secretion system secretin GspD, which produces MSTLTKRLPGLRPRFFLSLGAAVLLSACASTGQKPEPGPDPSSFFASVGKTPVRSTQADPRFTNDNTPSAAVTRRVPQRVGGRAAPIDLPDPAEFPQGNDITLNFVDAELDGVVAALARFTGQNFIVDPRVKGQLTLVSEVPVDARTAYEMLLSALRMQGFAVLRNGKVSRVVPETEARQQGGAVRAAGAGASGSGELETRVFTLRYENATALVPVLRPMISPNNPINAYPSNNTLVVTDYGDNLDRIAQVIAGIDTPAGLNTDIIPIDYGVALDVAALASQMLDTPGNDVAQRITVVADPRSNSVLVRAGSPARLDLARDLIRRIDSPESNKGNLHVVYLRNAQAVQLAEVLRAALTGQSGSGSTATGGQQQSNSLAPAGNASSTTGAAKAMETSATAGQSQGEMGLSAANNASGTVAFSAGGATVQADPSTNTLIISAPDPVYRSLREVIDQLDQRRAQVLVESLIVEVNAENAAEFGIQWMTGGGNISDGGSGFVGGANLGGSGITKAGATTLDSLAAGLSLGVVKGTVNVLGQQIVNLGVLARALERQGGTNILSTPNLMTLDNEEASIMVGRTVPFVTGQYTTTGDGASNPFQTIQREDVGLTLKVRPQISEGGTVKMALYQEVSSIDTAMSVSANSPVTRKRALSTNVLVDDGQIIVLGGLLEDSIEDGTQSVPLLGDIPLVGSLFKYEKRKRTKTNLMVFLRPHIVRNAQDSQSLSLDRYNYMRAVQTGLPDRSTWFHPDAGHMVLPQAAGSSAAVDLRETL
- the gspN gene encoding type II secretion system protein N; this encodes MKKLTKIMAWTLLAVCLLLAAVPFLPARMMLIWQPEQLPLRLETAHGNLASGQGLLVVGSGLLARTVPGPVSWRWRLTPWPQMEVSHAWLDQPVRLQASLQGWRISGQNLTVPAALLGRLHPLLQTVQPQGQLQLRWPSQALAAESGPLLELDWRNARSALAAQAELGDYQLAVSRKGQGVQLSLRTLAGDLTLAGQGQWGAAGGLFEGRAQAKQADDQRFKELLEALGPQRQGVTQWRIATTTSKQE
- the gspM gene encoding type II secretion system protein GspM; protein product: MSKFAAFQPVLLTVHNKLAIARQYWRALSRRDQLALSVLGAVLLVMLLWLLLLRPAVRDLALAKQELPRLQYEMAQLQTVLSQIQVLDKELVAPVDAQGQDKALQRSLQTLGTQCQTEASPAQQRVLVCQAVAAPALMDWLMHAPRVLGFAVQEVSLSRSVVDSRERAGLLDGRIVLGAGEPA
- a CDS encoding GspL/Epsl periplasmic domain-containing protein, whose translation is MSKVLRIYLDSPPRLDQPVDFVLRDKRAKVLRRGRAEIQEFKALARSLELVLPAGMATVTEARIPSVSASRRQAVACSAVEPLCLSPIEQVWVACSAPGPSGMSQLVWTERQPLLALGEQARQAGVPLSGVYAWSEGHEQDRQGQGQMLTVPACSLLMPEMAASGGGNSVLRQSLWWTLAAVLSWTLVLQQQAQSLRSQMKQVQTQMEQAVRQALPHLPVIVAPLTQARQHRDGLLADKSPASAPFDRLLMASAVQWPALQGQVRALNFKDQQLLLTLASDLPAPPLPAESELEWKQGESARQWEIGLNKAAQASSQQGGQQ
- the gspK gene encoding type II secretion system minor pseudopilin GspK, producing MKRVSQQGMAVINALVVVMAVSIATMGIVQRQSALATQLASERDYMQANWLLRGALDWAVLVLRLDSQRSAVTHKGGLWAQALSELKIETPDKTRAAYFSGYIQDEQGKFNLALLLSDGRIQARYVQALEQLLGSVQQEPSLALELAQRLQRAQAGQAPWPSHLQDFFPNAVQQAKQLEPYLSYLPQAKSLNVNTASAQVLAAVQPSVSLVEWRGLLAQRDRGQWFRDQADVQARLQRQEALEGQTLTVRSEWFLLSGQLRLDHSRVATQALINRAADRSRIVWIR
- a CDS encoding PulJ/GspJ family protein, with product MTDTGQEGFTLVEMLVALTIMALISLMSWRGLDAVLHADEQLGQQARQTQALFNVLAQMGRDLELHLPPVPGPVDPTGAMAVLPASIHWQAQGEGPAILMIERRSDAGAGTQQIQWRLQQGVLQRAIAQAGTVYPLPELGPLQAVLEQVTAWNLRIWIPARGWQSWPWPEQAGAAATGIELTVQLEGQEHPYRKVVMLL
- the gspI gene encoding type II secretion system minor pseudopilin GspI, giving the protein MSLIEVLIALAIVSVALTAGLRALGLSASGSQAMHERSLALLAVDGVVAEMRLRRLFPDPGETVVPCRQGSLNLQCKQTVQATANRFFRQVTVQAALPQGPVLAELHATLASLP
- a CDS encoding type II secretion system protein, with product MPISAIGTDVAQRGFSLIETLVVLLIVGIVSSAGLSVLVLDRDQGIQREARQLALRLAQLQSYVRESGRSVAWNADQQGYRFSLIPDATDGSSPTVGWLRDQARFAQLFPQRSWTLESVRVRLEPAGPWVFVNEWLSAPRLLELDDGHEVLHLRSDPTGRFDVQS
- the gspG gene encoding type II secretion system major pseudopilin GspG codes for the protein MSRSTLSRSPARRLAGSVQSRAQQGFSLIEVMVVVVIMGIMAALVVPSLMDRPDQARAVAARQDIAALTQALKLYRLDNGRYPSTAQGLAALHQRPAQPPEPRNWRPYMDRLPNDPWGNPYQYLQPGVHGEIDVFSLGADGQAGGAGSDADIGNWD